The region GCGTGCAGGGCATGACCATCACCGAGATTAAAGGCTTCGGCCGTCAAAAGGGACACAAGGAGATTTACCGCGGCGCTGAATACGTGGTGGAATTTTTACCCAAGATAAAAATAGAGATTGCCGCCGAGGCTAGTCAGGCCGACGAGATTGTGCAGACGATCCAGGACACGGCCAGAACCGGGAAGATTGGTGATGGGAAAATCTTTGTTTTTCCTTTGAGTGAATGCATACGTATTCGTACCGGCGAGAGAGGTCGAGACGCCCTTTAATACCCGTGCTTGATATTCAAGAAAAAAGAATGGAGCTCATTCAGGCGCTTTCTCAGGACCTTTCTGGAGTTGACTTTGCCTCCGCCTATACCGCCCTGCTGGACGATTATGTCAAGGGGCTGTATGTGGAGGCCGGCGGGCAAGCCTTGCGTTCAAGGCTGGCTCTGGTGGCGCTGGGCGGTTACGGTCGGGGTGAGATGGCCCCGTATTCAGACGTGGATTTGCTTTTTCTTTACGATTCTGATTTTGAAGAAGAGAAAATCAGGCCGGTGGTCGAGGCGGTGCTTTATCCACTGTGGGATCAGAAGCTCGCGGTGGGCCATGCCAGCCGTACGGTTGACCAGTGCCAGGCCATGGGGCGCTCTGATTTCATGACCCTGGTCTCCCTGATCGAGTCGCGTTTCTTAATAGGGGATGAAGAACTTTTCACCCAATTTTTTAGCCGCTTTCGACGCTGGCTGAGTTCGAAGACGCAGCGCCGAGCCTTCTTCAAGAACCTCAGAAAAAATATCGAGGCGCGGCATCAAAAATATGGGCAGAGCCCCTACCTTTTGGAGCCGGATGTGAAAAACGGTCAGGGCGGGCTTCGGGATATCCAGGCCATTTTTTGGGCCGGCCTTGGTCTCTATGAGTTTTCCGGATTTGCGGAACTGGGCCAGGCCGATTTTCTGCCTCGGGACGGGGCCGAGGTTCTGACTGAGGCTCGTGATTTCATGATGGGCGTGCGTGCTCAGCTCCATTGCCTGACCACCGCGAAGAACGAGATGCTGACTCTTGCCTTTCAGGAAGACCTGGCCGGCCGTTTCAGGTATGAGGATGCGGGAGACATTACGGCCGCGGAACGGTTCATGCAGGATTATTACACTCATGTTTATTCCGTCAGTAACAGCCTGGATTATCTTTTGAGCCGGGTTGAGGAGGACCTTCGCCCGCCCTCGGTGAAACGGATAACCAGACATGCCCGCATCGTGGAAAAGGGCCTGTTCGTTCGGCGCGGGCTGGTGGAGCTGGCCTCCTCTGCGGACGTTCGCCGCCGGCCGGTCCTGATGATGCGTGCCTTTGAGGTGGCCGTCAGTGAGGGGCTTCAGCTCAGCCATCAGGCCCTGGACATCATTCGCGCCAACCTTGATCTGGTTGATAAACAATATCGGTGTGATGCGGAAGTTGCTCACTCTTTTTTCCGCGCCCTGTCGGCCACCCCGCCCGGCCCGGTCGCCGCGCCTCGCACCCTTCAGGCCATCCAGGGTGTCAACTTTCTGGCCGCCTACATTCCGGAACTGGCGCCGGTTATGGCGCGGGTGCAGCACGACGCTTACCATCTTTACACCGTGGACGTGCACCTCGTCCTGACGTTATGGGAGCTTAAAAAGATTGCAGCCAGCGGGGAAGGGAGAGATGATTTTGAACGTTCGATTTTGGAGCAGGTCAAGGAACCGGGGATTTTATATCTGGCGGCGTTCATTCATGACATTGGCAAAGGTCTTGGGCATGACCATGCTCGCCGCGGCGCGGGGATGGCCTCTAAAATTGGAACCCGCCTCGGCTTGAGTCCCGAGGCGACCGAAACCCTGGTCTTCCTGGTGGCGGAACACCTTTTCCTCATCGAAACCGCTACGCGCCGGGACCTGACCGAGGAAAAGCTCATTCTTAGTTCAGCGCAGCGCGTCGGGGATTTGGACCGACTGAACATGCTCTATCTTTTAACGATTGCCGATTCCAGGGCCACCGGCCCCAGGGCCTGGAATCAGTGGAAGGCTTCCCTGCTGCGCGATCTTTACACCAAGGTTTATCATGTCCTGACCCGCAGCGACCTGGCTGGCCGGGAGGCGGCTCATCAGAGGGAAAGACTTAAGATCGAGGTAAAGAAAGCCTTGAAAGGCAAGATGGACCCGGATCAGGTGGAAGCCAGGCTTGAAAATGTCTCGGCCCATTATCTCTCGGTCATGACCGCCAGCCAGGTGGCCCGGCATCTGCTTCTGGAGGAACAGCTCGGCGACCAGGTCATGGTCTGGGAGGTCAGGGACACGAACGAGGGTTATTATGAAGTCACCCTGGCGACCAAAGACCGGCCCGGTCTGCTGGCGAGCATGGCCGGAGTCTTCACCCTCAACAGCATCAACATCCTGGGAGCTCAGGTCTTTACCAGGGAAAACGGCATTGCTATTGATATCTTCCACGTTGACCCGCCTCCTGATCCTATTTTTGTTGAGGAAGCCTGGGCCAAGGTCGAGAACGATGCGCACCGGGTCCTGACCGGGGAGATGGCTTCGGATTTCCGCCTCTCGCCCCGGCGGCCGATGTTCAAGGCTCCTAAGGCCCGACCTTACCGTCCGTCCAGGGTGGAGGTGGATAATGAAATTTCGGATTTTTACACTGTCATCGAGGTCTTTACCCATGACCGGCTCGGCCTGCTCTACAGTCTGACCCAGACGATCTTCGATCAGGACCTCACGATTCACACCGCCCGAATTTCCACCAAGGTTGATCAGGTCGTGGATGTATTTTACGTGCGCGACTTCGACGGCCAGAAGGTGGATGAACCGGCTAGAATCAGGGCCTTGAAAGAGGCCCTGACATTGACCCTTGAAAAATAGATAAAAACTCAACCCCCAGGTTCATGCCAAAGAGGATAATAAAATAGAGGAGAAAAACAATGACACCAGAAAAAGTATTGGAGATGGCCAAAAAGAAAAAGGCAGCCATGGTTGACCTCAAGTTCATGGACTTCCCTGGCATGTGGCAGCACTTCACCCTGCCTATCGCCTCCCTGGAGGAATCCTCCTTTGAAGATGGTTTCGGGTTTGACGGTTCCAGCATCCGGGGCTGGCAGCCCATTCACGCTTCGGACATGCTGGTCGTCCCGGACCCTGACACAGCCATGATGGACCCCTTCACCGAAGCCCCGACCCTGTCGCTCATTTGCAACATCGTAGATCCGATCACCAAGGAAGCGTATTCCCGGGACCCGCGCTATATCGCTCAGAAGGCTGAGGCTTACATGAAATCAACCGGGCTGGCGGACACGGCCTACTTCGGGCCTGAGCCTGAATTCTTCATCTTCGACGATATCCGGTATGATAGCAACCAGCACAGCGCCTTCTATTTTGTGGATTCGGTCGAGGGCTTCTGGAACACCGGCCGGGAGGAGAATCCAAATCTTGGGCATAAGCCGCGATACAAAGAAGGATATTTTCCGGTGCCGCCGACGGACTCCTGCTACAACCTTCGCAACGAGATGGCCCTGCAGCTCATGGAATGCGGTATCGAGATCGAGGCCCAGCACCACGAGGTGGCCACCGCCGGTCAGAGTGAGATTGACATGAAATACTCCCCCCTAGTCGAGATGGGGGATAAGCTGATGCTCTTTAAATATATTGTTAAAAACGTGGCCCGGAGGCATAACAAGACCGTGACCTTCATGCCCAAACCCGTCTTTTCCGACAACGGTTCGGGTATGCACGTCCATCAAAGCTTGTGGAAAAAAGGCAAACCCCTCTTCGCCGGGGAGGAATATGCCGGCCTTTCCCAGATGGCCCTGCACTACATCGGCGGCATCCTGACCCACGCCAAGGCCCTCTGCGCCTTCTGCGCCCCGACGACTAACTCCTACAAGAGGCTGGTCCCCGGGTTCGAGGCCCCGGTGAACATGGCCTACTCCAGCCGGAACCGTTCGGCCGCGATCCGCATCCCCTTGTATTCCCCAAGCCCTAAGGCCAAGCGGGTCGAAGTTCGCTTCCCTGATCCGTCCTGCAACGGCTATATGGCTTTCTCGGCAATGCTCATGGCCGGGCTGGATGGCATACAGAACAAGATCCCCGCGGGCGACCCGCTGGATAAAGACATCTATGCTCTTTCCCCGGAGGAGCTGACAGATGTGCCTTCGGCGCCTGGTTCCCTGGAAGAGGCGCTGCGGGCCTTGGAGGATGATCATGAGTTTTTGATGAAGGGCGATGTTTTCACGCGGGATGCGGTGGATATGTGGCTGGAATATAAGATGGAGAACGAGGTGAACGAACTGCGGCTTCGGCCTCACCCGTATGAATTCAGTCTTTATTTTGATGTCTGACGACCATGCAGTGAGGGGAGACCTGAAAAGACATGCCTTAGAAACTCTCTGATTCATAAAGGCTGAAACCGGCTTACGCCAGAGATGAGTATGGTGACTCACACACAGACCCAGGGTCATGATCGCGAAGAGATCATCCTCAGTCTGTTCTCCCCGACTGAGCGCGCCGCGATTAC is a window of Deltaproteobacteria bacterium DNA encoding:
- a CDS encoding P-II family nitrogen regulator codes for the protein MVKIEAIIKPFKLEDVKDGLNEIGVQGMTITEIKGFGRQKGHKEIYRGAEYVVEFLPKIKIEIAAEASQADEIVQTIQDTARTGKIGDGKIFVFPLSECIRIRTGERGRDAL
- the glnD gene encoding [protein-PII] uridylyltransferase, with translation MELIQALSQDLSGVDFASAYTALLDDYVKGLYVEAGGQALRSRLALVALGGYGRGEMAPYSDVDLLFLYDSDFEEEKIRPVVEAVLYPLWDQKLAVGHASRTVDQCQAMGRSDFMTLVSLIESRFLIGDEELFTQFFSRFRRWLSSKTQRRAFFKNLRKNIEARHQKYGQSPYLLEPDVKNGQGGLRDIQAIFWAGLGLYEFSGFAELGQADFLPRDGAEVLTEARDFMMGVRAQLHCLTTAKNEMLTLAFQEDLAGRFRYEDAGDITAAERFMQDYYTHVYSVSNSLDYLLSRVEEDLRPPSVKRITRHARIVEKGLFVRRGLVELASSADVRRRPVLMMRAFEVAVSEGLQLSHQALDIIRANLDLVDKQYRCDAEVAHSFFRALSATPPGPVAAPRTLQAIQGVNFLAAYIPELAPVMARVQHDAYHLYTVDVHLVLTLWELKKIAASGEGRDDFERSILEQVKEPGILYLAAFIHDIGKGLGHDHARRGAGMASKIGTRLGLSPEATETLVFLVAEHLFLIETATRRDLTEEKLILSSAQRVGDLDRLNMLYLLTIADSRATGPRAWNQWKASLLRDLYTKVYHVLTRSDLAGREAAHQRERLKIEVKKALKGKMDPDQVEARLENVSAHYLSVMTASQVARHLLLEEQLGDQVMVWEVRDTNEGYYEVTLATKDRPGLLASMAGVFTLNSINILGAQVFTRENGIAIDIFHVDPPPDPIFVEEAWAKVENDAHRVLTGEMASDFRLSPRRPMFKAPKARPYRPSRVEVDNEISDFYTVIEVFTHDRLGLLYSLTQTIFDQDLTIHTARISTKVDQVVDVFYVRDFDGQKVDEPARIRALKEALTLTLEK
- the glnA gene encoding type I glutamate--ammonia ligase: MTPEKVLEMAKKKKAAMVDLKFMDFPGMWQHFTLPIASLEESSFEDGFGFDGSSIRGWQPIHASDMLVVPDPDTAMMDPFTEAPTLSLICNIVDPITKEAYSRDPRYIAQKAEAYMKSTGLADTAYFGPEPEFFIFDDIRYDSNQHSAFYFVDSVEGFWNTGREENPNLGHKPRYKEGYFPVPPTDSCYNLRNEMALQLMECGIEIEAQHHEVATAGQSEIDMKYSPLVEMGDKLMLFKYIVKNVARRHNKTVTFMPKPVFSDNGSGMHVHQSLWKKGKPLFAGEEYAGLSQMALHYIGGILTHAKALCAFCAPTTNSYKRLVPGFEAPVNMAYSSRNRSAAIRIPLYSPSPKAKRVEVRFPDPSCNGYMAFSAMLMAGLDGIQNKIPAGDPLDKDIYALSPEELTDVPSAPGSLEEALRALEDDHEFLMKGDVFTRDAVDMWLEYKMENEVNELRLRPHPYEFSLYFDV